One segment of Nostoc flagelliforme CCNUN1 DNA contains the following:
- a CDS encoding DUF2267 domain-containing protein, whose product MPDQSFRTNIPEVDPTEIEDDRTAIADEHHSFLEKVMVRSGFADLYDARDFTEVVYRVMRDLMTTDTIDRVESELHTEAIPTDEKALQFEVAELWKDTNPVVRFLSRIRQPLKGPAPIGIDSKLFLTRVANEGGVPGSVEAEQAVKAVFSATKDELSQERIQEIAGALPDYVRQLWEQA is encoded by the coding sequence ATGCCAGATCAAAGTTTTAGAACAAATATTCCAGAAGTCGACCCAACAGAGATTGAAGATGATCGAACTGCGATCGCTGACGAACATCACTCCTTTCTTGAAAAAGTCATGGTTCGAAGCGGATTTGCAGATTTGTATGACGCAAGAGACTTTACCGAAGTTGTGTATCGCGTTATGCGTGACTTAATGACCACGGACACAATTGATCGCGTCGAGTCAGAACTGCATACAGAAGCTATACCTACAGATGAAAAAGCACTCCAGTTTGAAGTGGCTGAACTCTGGAAAGACACCAATCCTGTTGTGAGATTTTTAAGTCGAATCCGTCAACCTTTGAAAGGCCCGGCTCCCATTGGAATTGATTCCAAGCTATTTCTGACGCGGGTTGCTAATGAAGGAGGGGTTCCAGGATCAGTCGAGGCAGAACAGGCAGTTAAAGCGGTATTTTCTGCTACCAAAGACGAACTTTCCCAAGAGCGGATTCAGGAAATTGCTGGCGCACTGCCTGATTATGTACGTCAGCTTTGGGAGCAAGCTTAA
- a CDS encoding XisI protein, giving the protein MFSRDFAQSSVQEYHRELIQKLLTARAKLRSKSDPIESQTIFDTTKDHYQLVHVGWKDSSTRIYGCVLHIDIKDGKIWVQHDGTEDAIADQLVSEGVPKQDIVIAYHAPHVRQYTEFAVG; this is encoded by the coding sequence ATATTTAGCCGAGACTTTGCCCAAAGTTCAGTACAAGAGTATCATCGTGAACTAATTCAGAAATTATTGACGGCGCGAGCAAAGTTGCGTTCTAAGAGCGATCCAATAGAAAGTCAAACCATTTTTGATACTACAAAAGACCACTATCAGCTTGTGCATGTGGGATGGAAGGATAGTAGTACCCGGATTTATGGCTGTGTGCTGCATATAGATATCAAGGATGGGAAGATTTGGGTGCAGCATGACGGAACGGAGGATGCGATCGCAGATCAACTTGTGAGCGAGGGAGTGCCTAAGCAAGATATTGTGATCGCATATCATGCACCTCATGTAAGACAGTATACAGAATTTGCTGTAGGCTAA
- a CDS encoding PIN domain-containing protein: MVLSETYGLRGYDAIQLAVGRVVNTISIANGLPPITFVSADNESE, from the coding sequence ATGGTATTATCTGAAACTTATGGTTTAAGAGGTTATGATGCTATCCAACTAGCAGTAGGTCGTGTAGTCAACACAATTTCCATTGCTAATGGATTACCTCCTATTACCTTTGTATCCGCAGATAATGAGTCAGAATAG
- a CDS encoding PIN domain-containing protein produces the protein MQKYKYSSAIVSLEIIPAITRRSRSGSISITDARITRNQFKRDLQKDYQIVEITKNIINSGWYYLKLMV, from the coding sequence ATGCAGAAATATAAATATAGTAGTGCGATCGTTAGTTTAGAAATTATCCCAGCAATTACCAGGCGATCGCGCAGTGGAAGTATTAGTATTACAGACGCGAGAATAACACGCAATCAGTTCAAACGTGATTTACAGAAAGACTATCAAATTGTTGAAATCACAAAAAATATCATTAATTCTGGATGGTATTATCTGAAACTTATGGTTTAA
- a CDS encoding DUF5615 family PIN-like protein — translation MSQIRLFIDEDSMDQRFIKALRARGVDVTSVGEVETISSSDKEQLTLATELQRVLYTFNVGDFCQLHSIHIQEKRSHAGIIISSQDYSIGEQMRRVLKLMAAKSAEEMINQLVFISAYHAEI, via the coding sequence ATGAGTCAAATTCGATTATTTATTGATGAAGACTCAATGGATCAGCGATTTATCAAAGCATTGAGAGCGAGGGGAGTAGATGTTACAAGTGTTGGTGAGGTTGAAACGATCAGCTCTAGCGATAAGGAACAACTGACTTTAGCAACTGAACTGCAAAGAGTTTTATACACATTCAATGTTGGTGATTTTTGCCAGTTACACAGCATCCACATACAAGAAAAAAGAAGTCATGCAGGGATTATAATTTCATCGCAGGATTACTCGATTGGTGAACAAATGCGAAGAGTACTCAAGCTGATGGCAGCTAAGTCAGCCGAAGAGATGATAAATCAATTGGTATTTATCAGTGCTTATCATGCAGAAATATAA
- a CDS encoding DUF433 domain-containing protein, which yields MSATDIGTLIVKSPETLGGRPRIAGTRVSVQRITAWYKLGLNAEEIAERMGNVNLTQVYAALTYYHANREEIEAYISAERADYKRLAREMGQAI from the coding sequence ATGTCGGCTACTGACATTGGAACACTGATTGTTAAGTCACCTGAAACTCTAGGCGGCCGTCCCCGCATTGCTGGTACTAGAGTTTCTGTTCAACGCATTACAGCTTGGTACAAACTTGGGCTGAATGCAGAAGAAATTGCTGAACGCATGGGAAATGTAAATCTTACACAAGTCTATGCTGCTCTAACTTATTATCACGCTAATCGAGAGGAAATTGAGGCGTATATTTCTGCTGAAAGAGCAGATTACAAGCGATTAGCTAGAGAAATGGGGCAAGCAATATGA